A region from the Sandaracinus amylolyticus genome encodes:
- a CDS encoding class I SAM-dependent methyltransferase, translated as MDALFRLYEGLALLAPGDEETSRAALRRVMPLPPGARVLDVGAGTGRSARMIASAVPDAEVVAIDVHVPFLEEAMRDAPPSLRTRVESMDALSDPDESVDLIWSEGAAYVMGFESALRSWRRVVKPGAHAVVSELCWLRDERTDTARAFWAEAYPDMTDVEGARCRAENAGFAVIETIVLPERAWDAYYAPLEARCDALAADPSMNEAIESARREIALWRATRGEYGYVLFVAARVSR; from the coding sequence ATGGACGCGCTCTTCCGGCTCTACGAAGGCCTCGCGCTGCTGGCGCCCGGCGACGAGGAGACGTCGCGGGCGGCGCTGCGCCGGGTGATGCCGCTGCCGCCGGGGGCGCGGGTGCTCGACGTCGGCGCCGGCACCGGGCGCAGCGCGCGCATGATCGCGAGCGCGGTGCCCGACGCGGAGGTCGTCGCGATCGACGTGCACGTGCCCTTCCTCGAGGAGGCGATGCGCGACGCACCGCCGAGCCTGCGGACGCGCGTCGAGTCGATGGACGCGCTCTCGGACCCGGACGAGAGCGTCGATCTGATCTGGTCCGAGGGCGCGGCGTACGTGATGGGCTTCGAGTCGGCGCTGCGCTCGTGGCGGCGCGTCGTGAAGCCGGGTGCCCACGCGGTGGTGAGCGAGCTGTGCTGGCTGCGCGACGAGCGGACCGATACAGCGCGCGCGTTCTGGGCCGAGGCGTACCCCGACATGACCGACGTCGAGGGCGCGAGATGCCGCGCCGAGAACGCAGGCTTCGCGGTGATCGAGACGATCGTGCTGCCCGAGCGCGCGTGGGACGCTTACTACGCACCGCTCGAGGCCCGCTGCGACGCGCTCGCTGCCGATCCCTCGATGAACGAGGCGATCGAGAGCGCGCGCCGCGAGATCGCGCTGTGGCGCGCGACGCGCGGCGAGTACGGGTACGTGCTGTTCGTGGCGGCGCGCGTCAGCCGCTGA
- a CDS encoding YciI family protein → MLYAILCYDSEEVVEAWTKDQDDAVMKRLGAVQDELRAKGRLGPVARLMPTTAATSLRKGRETIVMDGPFAETKEQLLGFYVVECESLEEAIDTAKKLGGASGSHGTFEIRPLRYFAPNGSSPT, encoded by the coding sequence ATGCTCTACGCGATCCTCTGTTACGACTCGGAAGAGGTCGTCGAGGCCTGGACGAAGGATCAGGACGACGCCGTGATGAAGCGGCTCGGTGCGGTCCAGGACGAGCTGCGCGCGAAGGGACGCCTCGGCCCGGTCGCGCGCCTGATGCCCACCACCGCCGCGACCTCGCTGCGCAAGGGTCGCGAGACGATCGTGATGGACGGCCCCTTCGCCGAGACGAAGGAGCAGCTCCTCGGCTTCTACGTCGTCGAGTGCGAGTCGCTCGAGGAGGCGATCGACACCGCGAAGAAGCTCGGCGGTGCGAGCGGGAGCCACGGCACGTTCGAGATCCGCCCGCTGCGCTACTTCGCACCGAACGGGAGCAGCCCGACGTGA